In the Wyeomyia smithii strain HCP4-BCI-WySm-NY-G18 chromosome 2, ASM2978416v1, whole genome shotgun sequence genome, one interval contains:
- the LOC129721122 gene encoding adult-specific cuticular protein ACP-20-like — MFKIFLIVSVALAAVSAQFFGGGESGGLGESGGFGGFGGGGDGDEHKDYYAYPKYKFEYGVKDHKTGDHKNHWEIRDGDVVKGEYSLHEPDGTQRVVEYKSDKHTGFEAHVKRIGHGGHPQLYGGHQEESIGGIGGIEGGYEHGDAFSYSNVQHHHL; from the exons ATGTTTAAA ATATTTCTTATTGTCAGTGTGGCTCTGGCAGCCGTATCGGCGCAGTTCTTTGGGGGTGGTGAATCCGGCGGTTTGGGTGAGAGTGGCGGATTTGGCGGTTTCGGTGGTGGCGGTGATGGTGATGAACACAAAGATTACTATGCCTATCCCAAGTATAAATTCGAGTACGGTGTGAAGGATCACAAAACTGGTGATCACAAAAATCATTGGGAGATTCGCGACGGAGATGTAGTGAAGGGCGAATACTCGCTTCACGAACCCGACGGTACGCAACGTGTGGTCGAATATAAATCCGATAAGCATACGGGTTTCGAAGCTCACGTCAAGCGGATCGGCCATGGTGGACACCCACAACTGTACGGTGGCCATCAGGAGGAGAGCATCGGTGGAATCGGCGGCATCGAAGGAGGCTACGAACACGGTGATGCCTTCAGTTACAGCAATGTGCAGCATCATCATCTATGA